A part of Melittangium boletus DSM 14713 genomic DNA contains:
- a CDS encoding ABC transporter permease: MNAERQTVYRWSLIWSGALVALVGAILLGVAVTQADAWVRVASVFGLSTLGWGGLVQTLNAVGLASVQSAVPSSVRVPGTEYLWLGAAAWLVGWVILASGIRRAPAPSEGPSAAAGAVLYPRLAQYRDFYWSTLGAYGGGMLLSELVLILLQTFLSSGGGSAGAERGGLAPTIAFAVSLVVASFVAFACGFVGASRARRLAMPEATIGVIYLGLPVPVGLTLMEQLPDLQVSLGYRLREVTYVADMLGRPVVGYWLVFSLLVLMLVLGINTGFIAAGSGRVDMKLGFELFVARRHVGVFRPSLLLGTLAVLLFGIVPPLIVYGIIRAVEAAVERTRIRALGLQDPLAAAAALNRLKLREQSPTMMMTALSVGGVGVGVMALIIVLSVMSGFEEDLQNKILGAHSHVVVSKYAGRLTDYKRVMQQIAKVPGVVGQTPSIDNPVMVLADDEVQGIVLKGIDPETVGSVLDLRMNMLPGGSLDNLETPEKIAPRRSLGLGSKPQTEEEPDEEFDPIIGKPTQSAEQKVLPGIVLGRELATILRVVVGDRVNVISPQGAELGPAGLIPKSRAYRVAGIFYSGMYEYDAKFAYILLGEAQKLFNSDGPTGIELKVADVDDARRISTQVSRELGGYPYRSRDWGEIHRNIFSALRLEKLVMGIILSIIIIVAAGLIVATVIMLVLEKRKEIAVLKALGVSDGGIVKIFLAEGLQIGVAGGLLGLFSGLSWCYFILKVGIKLDPSVYYIPNLPVKIEPVQTALAVVIAVLVTYLASIYPALKASSVEPVEGLKAE; encoded by the coding sequence GTGAACGCCGAACGGCAGACTGTCTACCGCTGGAGTCTCATCTGGAGCGGCGCCCTGGTGGCGCTGGTGGGTGCCATCCTGCTCGGCGTGGCCGTCACCCAGGCGGACGCGTGGGTGCGCGTGGCCTCGGTGTTCGGGCTGTCCACGCTGGGGTGGGGCGGGCTCGTGCAGACGCTCAACGCGGTGGGGCTGGCCTCGGTCCAGTCCGCGGTGCCCTCCTCGGTGAGGGTACCGGGAACCGAGTATCTCTGGTTGGGCGCGGCGGCCTGGCTGGTGGGCTGGGTCATCCTGGCCAGCGGCATCCGGCGGGCTCCCGCTCCGAGCGAGGGTCCGAGCGCGGCGGCGGGCGCGGTGCTCTACCCGCGGCTGGCGCAGTACCGGGACTTCTATTGGAGCACCCTGGGCGCCTACGGCGGAGGCATGCTGCTGTCGGAGCTGGTGCTCATCCTGCTGCAGACGTTCCTGTCCAGTGGTGGGGGCTCCGCGGGAGCGGAGCGGGGCGGCCTGGCGCCGACGATCGCCTTCGCCGTCTCGCTCGTGGTGGCCTCGTTCGTGGCCTTCGCCTGTGGCTTCGTGGGCGCCTCGCGCGCGCGGCGGCTGGCCATGCCCGAGGCCACCATCGGTGTCATCTACCTGGGCCTGCCGGTGCCGGTGGGCCTGACGCTGATGGAGCAGTTGCCGGACCTCCAGGTGTCCCTGGGCTACCGGCTGCGGGAAGTGACGTACGTGGCGGACATGCTCGGCCGCCCGGTGGTGGGCTACTGGCTGGTGTTCTCGCTGCTGGTGCTCATGCTGGTGCTGGGCATCAACACGGGGTTCATCGCCGCGGGCAGTGGCCGCGTGGACATGAAGCTGGGCTTCGAGCTGTTCGTCGCCCGGCGCCACGTGGGGGTGTTCCGGCCCTCGCTGCTGCTGGGCACGCTGGCGGTGCTCCTGTTCGGCATCGTCCCGCCGCTCATCGTCTACGGCATCATCCGCGCGGTGGAGGCGGCCGTGGAGCGCACGCGCATCCGCGCGCTGGGCTTGCAGGATCCGCTCGCCGCCGCCGCGGCGCTCAACCGGCTCAAGCTGCGCGAACAATCGCCCACCATGATGATGACGGCGCTGTCGGTGGGCGGCGTGGGCGTGGGCGTGATGGCGCTCATCATCGTCCTGTCGGTGATGAGCGGCTTCGAGGAGGATCTGCAGAACAAGATCCTCGGCGCGCACTCGCACGTGGTGGTGTCGAAGTACGCGGGCCGCCTGACCGACTACAAGCGGGTGATGCAGCAGATCGCCAAGGTGCCGGGCGTGGTGGGGCAGACGCCGTCCATCGACAACCCGGTGATGGTGCTCGCCGACGACGAGGTGCAGGGCATCGTGCTCAAGGGCATCGACCCGGAGACGGTGGGCTCGGTGCTGGATCTGCGCATGAACATGCTGCCCGGAGGCAGTCTGGACAACCTGGAGACCCCCGAGAAGATCGCGCCCCGGCGCTCGCTCGGCCTGGGCTCCAAGCCCCAGACGGAGGAAGAGCCGGACGAGGAGTTCGATCCCATCATCGGCAAGCCCACGCAGAGCGCCGAGCAGAAGGTGCTGCCCGGCATCGTGCTCGGCCGCGAGCTGGCCACCATCCTGCGCGTGGTGGTGGGGGACCGGGTGAACGTCATCTCTCCGCAGGGCGCGGAGCTGGGCCCCGCGGGCCTCATTCCCAAGAGCCGCGCCTATCGCGTGGCGGGTATCTTCTACTCGGGCATGTACGAGTACGACGCCAAGTTCGCCTACATCCTGTTGGGCGAGGCGCAGAAGCTCTTCAACTCGGATGGGCCCACGGGCATCGAGTTGAAGGTGGCGGACGTGGATGACGCGCGGCGCATCTCCACGCAGGTGTCGCGAGAGCTGGGCGGCTATCCCTACCGTTCGCGGGACTGGGGAGAAATCCACCGCAACATCTTCTCCGCGCTGCGGCTGGAGAAGCTGGTGATGGGCATCATCCTGTCCATCATCATCATCGTGGCCGCGGGTCTCATCGTGGCCACGGTCATCATGTTGGTGCTGGAGAAGCGCAAGGAGATCGCCGTGCTCAAGGCCTTGGGCGTCTCCGACGGCGGCATCGTGAAGATCTTCCTCGCCGAGGGCCTGCAGATTGGCGTGGCGGGAGGTCTGCTGGGGCTCTTCTCGGGGCTCTCGTGGTGCTACTTCATCCTGAAGGTGGGCATCAAACTGGACCCGTCCGTCTATTACATCCCGAACCTGCCGGTGAAGATCGAGCCGGTGCAGACGGCGCTCGCGGTGGTCATCGCGGTGCTGGTCACCTACCTGGCGTCCATCTATCCCGCGCTCAAGGCGAGCAGCGTGGAGCCGGTGGAAGGCCTGAAGGCGGAGTGA
- a CDS encoding LpxI family protein produces MERIGLIAGNGRLPFLFASAARAQGLDVVVVAHRGEVDPALAAEVSSLTWVRLGQVDRILKIFREAGVTRAAMAGGIGRVRALTEARPDLGAVRILSRLRSVRDDALLRAVADYFESHGVTIVAPTDWLAQALCPEGHLAGPRLHPAQEKDVALGREVATLLGQADVGQTVIVRNGNVLALEAVEGTDEAIRRGGKYGGAGAVVVKRCKPGQDLRFDLPAVGPRTLAVMQEVGARVLALEVGRTVLLDAPELFRNADKAGITVVGIP; encoded by the coding sequence GTGGAACGCATTGGCCTCATCGCGGGCAACGGCCGCCTGCCCTTCCTCTTCGCCAGCGCGGCCCGGGCACAGGGGCTGGACGTGGTGGTCGTGGCCCACCGGGGCGAGGTGGATCCGGCCTTGGCCGCCGAGGTGTCCTCCCTGACGTGGGTCCGGTTGGGGCAGGTGGACCGCATCCTGAAGATCTTCCGCGAGGCGGGAGTCACGCGGGCGGCGATGGCCGGGGGGATTGGCCGGGTGCGCGCGTTGACGGAGGCCCGGCCGGATCTGGGCGCGGTGCGCATTCTCTCGCGGCTGCGCAGCGTCCGGGATGATGCCCTCCTGCGCGCGGTGGCCGACTATTTCGAGTCCCATGGCGTCACCATCGTGGCGCCCACGGACTGGCTCGCCCAGGCGTTGTGCCCCGAGGGCCATCTCGCGGGTCCCCGGTTGCACCCGGCGCAGGAAAAAGACGTGGCGCTGGGGCGCGAGGTCGCCACGTTGCTGGGTCAAGCCGACGTGGGCCAGACGGTGATCGTGCGCAACGGCAACGTGCTGGCGCTGGAAGCGGTGGAGGGCACGGACGAGGCCATTCGTCGGGGTGGCAAATACGGCGGCGCGGGCGCCGTGGTGGTGAAGCGCTGCAAGCCGGGGCAGGACCTCCGCTTCGATCTTCCCGCCGTGGGCCCGCGCACCCTGGCGGTCATGCAGGAAGTCGGTGCCCGGGTCTTGGCGTTGGAAGTAGGGCGGACGGTTCTGTTGGACGCACCTGAACTTTTCCGGAACGCCGACAAGGCGGGCATCACCGTGGTGGGTATTCCCTGA
- the fabZ gene encoding 3-hydroxyacyl-ACP dehydratase FabZ translates to MDIQEIQQLLPHRYPFLLVDRVVEIVPGQKITAYKNVTMNEPFFNGHFPGHPVMPGVLILEALAQASAILAYKTSQLDPARSLSYLMGVDGARFRKPVVPGDRLQLNIEVIRHKGGIWKTKGTATVEGVKVAEGEFLATVVDKDKGKDNGGSTAEAS, encoded by the coding sequence ATGGACATCCAGGAGATCCAGCAGTTGCTGCCCCACCGCTATCCGTTCCTGCTGGTGGATCGGGTGGTGGAGATCGTTCCGGGCCAGAAGATCACGGCCTACAAGAACGTCACCATGAACGAGCCCTTCTTCAATGGCCATTTCCCAGGCCATCCGGTGATGCCGGGGGTGCTCATTCTGGAGGCACTGGCCCAGGCGTCGGCGATCCTCGCCTACAAGACGTCGCAACTCGATCCGGCCCGGAGCCTGTCCTACCTGATGGGCGTGGACGGGGCGCGCTTCCGCAAGCCCGTGGTGCCGGGTGACAGGCTCCAGCTCAACATCGAGGTGATCCGTCACAAGGGCGGCATCTGGAAGACGAAGGGCACGGCCACGGTCGAGGGCGTGAAGGTGGCGGAGGGCGAGTTCCTGGCCACGGTCGTGGACAAGGACAAGGGCAAAGACAACGGCGGCTCCACCGCCGAGGCGTCCTGA
- the lpxD gene encoding UDP-3-O-(3-hydroxymyristoyl)glucosamine N-acyltransferase, translating into MHAQTPRRLGELATHVGGELLGDAGLLISGLNGLVEAGSGELSFYGNTRYRKQYDATRASAVLVGRDATPREGVSLVRVANPHLAFAQISRLFHPLPTYAAGVSPGAHVHPEASVHPDATVMAGATVDKGARVGARTVLFPGVYVGEAAVIGEDCLLYPNVTVREHCVVGARVMLHASCVVGADGFGFAFNPEGARGPEHYKVPQAGIVRIEDDVEVGACTTIDRATLGETVIGRGTKIDNLVQIAHNVKVGPLSLLCAQAGVSGSSELGTGVVLAGQVGVVGHIRVGDMAKVGAQSGVAQDVEDGQTVSGTPAMPHKEWLRASAALGQLGDLLKEVRTLRRRVEMLEKEKGG; encoded by the coding sequence GTGCACGCACAGACTCCTCGCCGGCTCGGGGAGCTCGCCACCCACGTGGGTGGGGAACTCCTCGGCGATGCTGGCCTTCTGATCAGTGGACTCAACGGGCTCGTCGAGGCGGGCTCGGGTGAGTTGTCCTTCTACGGCAACACGCGCTACCGCAAGCAGTACGACGCCACCCGGGCGTCGGCCGTGCTGGTGGGGCGGGATGCCACGCCCCGGGAGGGCGTGTCCCTGGTGCGCGTGGCCAATCCGCACTTGGCCTTCGCCCAGATCTCTCGGCTCTTCCATCCGTTGCCGACGTACGCGGCGGGCGTGAGCCCGGGGGCGCACGTGCATCCCGAGGCGAGCGTGCATCCGGACGCCACGGTGATGGCGGGCGCCACGGTGGACAAGGGGGCACGGGTGGGGGCGCGCACGGTGCTCTTCCCCGGTGTCTATGTGGGCGAGGCGGCGGTCATTGGCGAGGACTGTCTGCTCTATCCCAACGTCACCGTGCGCGAGCACTGCGTGGTGGGCGCGCGCGTGATGCTCCATGCCTCGTGCGTGGTGGGCGCGGACGGCTTTGGCTTCGCCTTCAATCCCGAGGGCGCCCGGGGCCCGGAGCACTACAAGGTTCCCCAGGCGGGCATCGTGCGCATCGAGGATGACGTCGAGGTGGGCGCCTGCACCACCATCGATCGCGCAACGCTCGGCGAGACGGTCATTGGCCGTGGAACGAAGATCGACAACCTGGTGCAGATCGCCCACAACGTGAAGGTGGGCCCGTTGTCGCTCCTGTGCGCGCAGGCGGGCGTCTCCGGTTCCTCGGAGCTGGGCACGGGCGTGGTGTTGGCGGGGCAGGTGGGGGTGGTGGGGCACATCCGCGTGGGCGACATGGCCAAGGTGGGCGCCCAGTCCGGTGTGGCGCAGGACGTGGAGGATGGCCAGACGGTGAGCGGTACGCCGGCCATGCCTCACAAGGAGTGGTTGCGCGCGTCGGCGGCGCTCGGGCAGTTGGGGGATCTGCTCAAGGAAGTGCGCACCCTGCGGCGCAGGGTGGAGATGCTCGAGAAAGAGAAGGGCGGATGA
- the lpxA gene encoding acyl-ACP--UDP-N-acetylglucosamine O-acyltransferase, which translates to MAQVHPTAVVHPGARLHDTVEVGPYSIIGAKVTIGAGSHVGPHVVIDGRTTMGERNRVFPFAAVGGVPQDLKYAGEDTELIIGDGNTIRESATLHIGTVGGGGVTRVGHNNMFMAYSHVAHDCVVGNGCIVANSVALAGHVTVEDFVILGGLSAVHQFTRLGKHSFIAGGSMVTMDVLPYCTAQGDRAELSGLNVVGLQRHGFSEEQVGRIKEAYKILFRSKLGLAEAVARLQAELGGQSEIDYLLNFIAQSKRGLTR; encoded by the coding sequence ATGGCGCAGGTTCATCCCACGGCGGTGGTCCATCCCGGTGCCCGTCTCCATGACACCGTGGAGGTTGGTCCCTATTCCATCATCGGCGCCAAGGTGACGATTGGCGCGGGTTCTCACGTGGGACCCCACGTCGTCATCGATGGCCGCACCACGATGGGTGAGCGCAACCGCGTCTTCCCGTTCGCCGCGGTGGGCGGTGTCCCGCAGGATCTCAAGTACGCGGGCGAGGACACCGAGCTCATCATTGGCGATGGCAACACCATCCGTGAGTCCGCCACCCTGCACATCGGCACGGTGGGGGGCGGAGGGGTGACACGGGTCGGTCACAACAACATGTTCATGGCCTACAGCCACGTGGCCCATGACTGCGTGGTGGGCAACGGCTGCATCGTCGCCAACAGCGTGGCGCTGGCTGGCCACGTGACCGTGGAGGACTTCGTCATCCTCGGTGGCCTGTCCGCGGTGCATCAGTTCACCCGCCTGGGCAAGCACTCGTTCATCGCCGGGGGCTCCATGGTGACCATGGACGTGCTGCCCTACTGCACGGCGCAAGGGGACCGGGCGGAGCTGTCCGGGCTCAACGTCGTGGGCTTGCAGCGCCATGGGTTCAGCGAGGAGCAGGTGGGCCGCATCAAGGAGGCCTACAAGATTCTCTTCCGCTCCAAGTTGGGGTTGGCGGAGGCGGTGGCTCGGCTCCAGGCGGAGCTGGGTGGCCAGTCGGAGATCGACTACCTGTTGAACTTCATCGCCCAGAGCAAGCGCGGCCTGACGCGCTGA
- a CDS encoding polyprenol monophosphomannose synthase, whose protein sequence is MNPALVCIPTYNERDNLEPITRAVLAADPRVDILVVDDNSPDGTGQLADALAAREPRIRVLHREKKQGLGRAYLHAFRQALDWGYTYILEMDADFSHDPRHLPTLLDTAQSGAELVLGSRYVPGGGTVNWGVGRQLISQGGSLYARSILGVGIRDLTGGFKCFHRRVLEAIDLNAVQSTGYAFQIELTYRALKKGFTVREVPIVFEDRRVGQSKMSRRIFLEALTMVWKLRLTV, encoded by the coding sequence ATGAATCCAGCGCTGGTCTGCATCCCCACCTACAACGAGCGGGACAACCTCGAGCCCATCACCCGAGCGGTGCTGGCGGCCGATCCACGCGTGGACATCCTCGTCGTCGATGACAACTCGCCGGACGGCACGGGACAGTTGGCGGACGCCCTGGCGGCCCGGGAGCCGCGCATCCGCGTCCTCCACCGGGAGAAGAAGCAGGGACTGGGACGCGCCTACCTCCATGCCTTCCGGCAGGCGCTCGACTGGGGCTACACCTATATCCTCGAGATGGACGCGGACTTCAGCCACGACCCGCGCCACCTGCCCACCCTGCTGGACACCGCCCAGAGCGGAGCGGAGCTCGTGCTGGGCTCGCGCTACGTACCGGGCGGAGGAACCGTCAACTGGGGCGTGGGCCGTCAACTCATCAGCCAGGGCGGCTCGCTCTACGCGCGGAGCATCCTCGGCGTGGGCATCCGCGACCTGACCGGCGGCTTCAAGTGCTTCCACCGCCGGGTGCTCGAGGCCATCGATCTGAACGCGGTGCAGAGCACCGGCTACGCCTTCCAGATCGAACTCACCTACCGCGCCCTCAAGAAGGGCTTCACGGTGCGGGAGGTGCCCATCGTGTTCGAGGATCGCCGCGTGGGTCAGTCCAAGATGAGCCGGCGCATCTTCCTCGAGGCCCTGACGATGGTGTGGAAGTTGCGCCTCACGGTGTAG
- the bamA gene encoding outer membrane protein assembly factor BamA produces the protein MPGHVLAQEGGESPPAAPAPAPPPSDAPVDADREVREGEVTDIRIEGNRRVESEAIRRVLRTQVGTVFDPARTPEDLRAVWALGYFSDVQLLVQRLPSGGVTYVVRVQERPSIRAVKLAGNDELSQDDLKESIEVKALTILDLDAVRRTQKKIQEKYIDKGYFLAEVGHKIVPVEGGQVDVVFNIDENSKVMVKDIIFLGAEKVPASRLKEVMLTKEGGYLSFITGEGTYREEVFQRDLAVIQATYYDEGFINVRVDKPSVSLSPDKRYIYITLKVTEGERYDIGKIGFSGDLVVPEAELSRLMTSSTGQHFSRTQLGQDIQSVTDVYYDRGYAYANINPITNINADARTVDLTFEVQKGPQVTIERIEVVGNSKTRDKVIRRELRVYEGELFNGTGMRRSKERVTALGFFESVEVTQKPGSRDDTIAIQVEVKEKATGTFQVGLGFSNVENFIFTAQVSQNNFLGWGQSVSASAQISSLRSLVQLSYFDPYFLDTRYLLSADFFRVEADYGNNSFIRQSTGGNLSLGYQVLEDLLVNVGYSQEHVSVAASPSLGGVLLANRFLSGVTSSARLSVTYDKRNNRLFPSKGFIHYGSVEYAPSFLGGSFLFARYTAYSRLYFPLPLGAVFKTNATIGYIQPLDTNRPLPISELYYLGGINSLRGYFLRSISPNLSAPSSSSPDAVISRIDVGGNKQLILNLELEFPVFEKAGIRGVVFYDAGNAYASNERFFQDKQDKIPLGLFQSVGFGFRWFSPVGPLRFEWGIPLTRRADDQPILFEFTIGNFF, from the coding sequence ATGCCCGGCCATGTGCTCGCGCAGGAGGGCGGGGAATCGCCTCCGGCCGCTCCGGCTCCCGCGCCCCCTCCTTCCGACGCCCCGGTGGATGCCGACCGGGAGGTGCGCGAGGGGGAAGTCACCGACATCCGCATCGAGGGCAACCGGCGCGTCGAGTCCGAGGCCATCCGTCGGGTATTGCGCACTCAGGTGGGCACCGTCTTCGATCCGGCCCGGACGCCCGAGGATCTCCGGGCGGTGTGGGCGCTCGGCTATTTCAGCGACGTGCAGTTGCTGGTGCAGCGCCTGCCGTCGGGAGGCGTCACCTATGTGGTGAGGGTGCAGGAGCGCCCCTCCATCCGCGCGGTGAAGCTCGCCGGTAACGACGAACTGAGCCAGGACGATCTCAAGGAGTCCATCGAGGTCAAGGCGCTCACCATCCTGGATCTGGACGCGGTGCGCCGCACCCAGAAGAAGATCCAGGAGAAGTACATCGACAAGGGCTACTTCCTCGCCGAGGTGGGCCACAAGATCGTGCCCGTGGAGGGGGGCCAGGTCGATGTGGTGTTCAACATCGACGAGAACTCCAAGGTGATGGTGAAGGACATCATCTTCCTGGGGGCGGAGAAGGTCCCCGCCTCGCGGCTCAAGGAAGTGATGCTCACCAAGGAGGGCGGCTACCTCTCCTTCATCACGGGCGAGGGCACCTACCGCGAGGAGGTGTTCCAGCGTGACCTGGCGGTCATCCAGGCGACCTACTACGACGAGGGCTTCATCAACGTCCGCGTGGACAAGCCCAGCGTCTCGCTCTCTCCCGACAAGCGCTACATCTACATCACCCTCAAGGTGACGGAAGGGGAGCGCTACGACATCGGGAAGATCGGCTTCTCCGGCGACCTGGTGGTCCCCGAGGCGGAACTGTCCCGCCTGATGACGTCCAGCACGGGACAGCACTTCAGCCGCACGCAGCTCGGCCAGGACATCCAGTCCGTCACGGACGTCTATTACGACCGTGGCTACGCCTACGCGAACATCAACCCCATCACCAACATCAACGCGGACGCGCGCACGGTCGACCTGACCTTCGAAGTGCAGAAGGGGCCTCAGGTCACCATCGAGCGCATCGAGGTCGTGGGCAACTCGAAGACGCGCGACAAGGTGATCCGCCGTGAGCTGCGCGTCTACGAGGGCGAGCTCTTCAATGGCACGGGCATGCGCCGCAGCAAGGAGCGCGTGACGGCGTTGGGCTTCTTCGAGTCGGTGGAAGTCACCCAGAAGCCGGGCTCGCGGGACGACACCATCGCCATCCAGGTGGAGGTGAAGGAAAAGGCCACGGGCACCTTCCAGGTGGGCCTTGGCTTCTCCAACGTGGAGAACTTCATCTTCACGGCCCAGGTGTCGCAGAACAACTTCCTCGGCTGGGGCCAGAGCGTGTCGGCCTCGGCGCAGATCTCCAGCCTGCGCTCGCTCGTGCAGTTGTCGTACTTCGATCCGTACTTCCTGGACACCCGCTACCTGCTGTCCGCGGACTTCTTCCGGGTGGAGGCGGACTACGGCAACAACAGCTTCATCCGTCAGTCCACGGGTGGAAACCTCTCCCTGGGCTATCAGGTGCTCGAGGACCTGCTCGTCAACGTGGGTTACTCGCAGGAGCACGTGAGCGTCGCGGCCTCACCCAGCCTGGGCGGAGTGCTGCTGGCCAACCGCTTCCTCAGTGGCGTGACGAGTTCCGCGCGCCTGTCCGTCACCTACGACAAGCGCAACAACCGGCTCTTTCCGTCCAAGGGCTTCATCCACTACGGCTCGGTGGAGTACGCGCCCAGCTTCCTGGGCGGCTCGTTCCTCTTCGCTCGCTATACGGCCTACTCGCGCCTGTACTTCCCGCTGCCCCTGGGCGCCGTCTTCAAGACGAACGCCACCATCGGCTACATCCAGCCACTGGACACCAACCGGCCGCTGCCCATCTCCGAGCTCTACTACCTGGGTGGCATCAACTCGCTGCGCGGCTACTTCCTGCGCAGCATCAGCCCCAACCTGTCCGCGCCCAGCTCGAGTTCGCCCGATGCAGTCATCTCCCGCATCGACGTGGGCGGCAACAAGCAGCTGATCCTCAACCTGGAGCTGGAATTCCCCGTCTTCGAGAAGGCCGGTATCCGGGGCGTGGTCTTCTACGACGCGGGTAACGCCTACGCGTCGAACGAGCGCTTCTTCCAGGACAAGCAGGACAAGATTCCCCTGGGCCTCTTTCAGTCGGTGGGGTTCGGTTTCCGGTGGTTCTCGCCGGTCGGTCCCTTGCGCTTCGAGTGGGGAATCCCGCTCACGAGGCGGGCGGATGATCAGCCCATCCTCTTCGAGTTTACGATCGGCAATTTCTTCTGA
- a CDS encoding OmpH family outer membrane protein, whose product MSLRSKLSVLAITLSLAVPTLAAAADLKLGYVDYQRVMLEVDDGKAAKARLQKWLESRQKEIDAEQEVLRKEKETLDKQASAMSEETRIQKATDLQKKIYDLAQKWEKSRSEAAERERKEMEPIIARIDDVIKTIADRDGLGMVFEKRDSGLVFALSQYDLTNEVIRSYNGGKGKAKDAPVAPKK is encoded by the coding sequence ATGTCGCTTCGAAGCAAACTGTCGGTCCTGGCCATCACCCTGTCGCTCGCGGTGCCCACCCTGGCGGCCGCCGCCGACCTGAAGCTGGGATACGTGGATTACCAGCGCGTCATGCTCGAGGTGGATGACGGCAAGGCGGCCAAGGCCCGCCTGCAGAAGTGGCTCGAGTCGCGGCAGAAGGAGATCGACGCCGAGCAGGAGGTCCTGCGCAAGGAGAAGGAGACGCTGGACAAGCAGGCGAGCGCGATGAGCGAGGAGACGCGCATCCAGAAGGCGACGGATCTTCAGAAGAAGATCTACGACCTGGCCCAGAAGTGGGAGAAGAGCCGCTCCGAGGCCGCCGAGCGCGAGCGCAAGGAGATGGAGCCGATCATCGCGAGGATCGACGATGTCATCAAGACGATCGCCGACCGCGACGGTCTGGGCATGGTCTTCGAGAAGCGGGACTCCGGCCTCGTGTTCGCGCTGAGCCAGTATGACCTGACGAACGAGGTCATCCGCTCGTACAACGGCGGCAAGGGCAAGGCGAAGGACGCTCCGGTCGCCCCGAAGAAGTAA
- a CDS encoding ABC transporter ATP-binding protein, translated as MALLSIRNVFKSYFLHGKRIDVLRGVSLDIEKGEMVSMIGASGAGKSTFLHVLGTLDMPAAGELFFEDRNVFAMNDAEIADFRNRTIGFVFQSHYLLPEFTALENVAMPALVQRRERAPSYAYARELLERVGLGARVDHRPGELSGGEAQRVALARALVLKPPVLLADEPTGNLDPVTGEGIHQLLREVNRDLGITCVVVTHNATLAESMPRRLRLNAGQVTEA; from the coding sequence ATGGCACTGCTCTCCATCCGCAACGTCTTCAAGAGCTACTTCCTGCACGGCAAGCGCATCGACGTGCTGCGCGGCGTCTCCCTGGACATCGAGAAGGGGGAGATGGTGAGCATGATCGGCGCGTCCGGCGCGGGCAAGAGCACCTTCCTGCACGTGCTCGGCACGCTGGACATGCCGGCCGCGGGCGAACTGTTCTTCGAGGATCGGAATGTCTTCGCGATGAACGACGCGGAGATCGCCGACTTCCGCAACCGCACCATCGGCTTCGTCTTCCAGAGCCACTATCTGCTGCCCGAGTTCACCGCGCTGGAGAACGTGGCCATGCCGGCGCTCGTCCAGCGCCGGGAGCGGGCCCCGTCCTACGCCTACGCGCGCGAACTCCTGGAGCGAGTGGGGCTGGGGGCCCGGGTGGACCACCGTCCGGGGGAACTGTCTGGTGGCGAGGCTCAGCGCGTGGCCCTGGCTCGGGCCCTGGTGCTCAAACCCCCGGTTCTCCTGGCCGACGAGCCCACGGGCAACCTGGACCCAGTCACCGGCGAGGGCATCCACCAATTGTTACGGGAGGTGAACCGGGACCTGGGAATCACCTGCGTGGTGGTGACCCACAACGCCACCCTGGCCGAGTCCATGCCCCGTCGGCTGAGGTTGAACGCCGGCCAGGTGACCGAGGCGTGA